In one Bacillus sp. PK3_68 genomic region, the following are encoded:
- a CDS encoding M20 family metallopeptidase: MEKLYQLLDEVFDEMIAIRRYLHEYPELSFQEVETPKYIAEYHKKLGNEVRTGVGGRGVVATLRGSKPGKTVALRADFDALPIQEETDVPYKSKVDGVMHACGHDSHTATLLGLAKALSEMKDGIAGNVVFIHQHAEEVLPGGAIAMIEDGCLERVDVIFGQHIWSNAPVGTVEYRPGPIMAAADFFKIKIQGKGGHGAQPHQTKDSVVIGSQLVGNLQQIVSRRVDPLDTAVLSIGSFVAKNAPNVIADTAVLSGTVRTFRESTRESIAQEIERIIVGTCVAGDVEYTYAYEKGYPAADNPKEEIEFVMDIARTVPGVTAVNECEPQMGGEDFAYYLQHVKGAFFFTGAQNPELGASYPHHHPKFNIDERGMLVAAKVLGAATLAYLKKEMKSVI; this comes from the coding sequence GTGGAAAAATTATATCAATTATTAGACGAGGTATTTGATGAGATGATAGCTATCCGTCGTTATCTGCATGAGTATCCGGAATTATCATTTCAGGAAGTAGAAACACCGAAATACATCGCTGAATATCATAAAAAATTAGGGAACGAAGTACGAACAGGAGTGGGTGGACGCGGCGTCGTAGCAACTTTGCGCGGCAGCAAGCCTGGAAAAACGGTCGCATTGCGGGCGGATTTTGATGCATTGCCGATCCAGGAAGAAACCGATGTGCCTTATAAGTCAAAGGTAGACGGCGTTATGCATGCGTGCGGTCACGACAGCCATACAGCGACACTGCTTGGACTTGCAAAAGCATTAAGTGAAATGAAAGATGGAATAGCGGGGAATGTTGTATTTATCCACCAGCATGCTGAGGAAGTGCTTCCAGGGGGAGCGATTGCCATGATTGAAGACGGTTGCCTTGAGAGGGTAGATGTGATTTTTGGTCAGCACATCTGGTCGAATGCACCGGTAGGAACAGTGGAATACCGTCCAGGCCCAATCATGGCAGCGGCTGATTTCTTTAAAATAAAAATTCAAGGAAAAGGCGGACACGGCGCACAGCCACACCAGACGAAAGACAGTGTGGTAATAGGTTCTCAGCTTGTCGGTAACCTCCAGCAAATTGTTTCACGAAGAGTGGACCCGCTTGATACGGCTGTTCTCTCCATTGGCTCTTTTGTGGCGAAAAATGCACCTAATGTTATTGCTGATACGGCTGTGCTATCAGGCACGGTAAGAACGTTTAGAGAAAGTACACGTGAGTCTATTGCGCAGGAAATAGAGCGTATCATAGTGGGCACTTGTGTCGCCGGAGATGTGGAATATACGTATGCATACGAAAAGGGTTATCCGGCAGCAGATAACCCGAAGGAAGAAATCGAATTCGTCATGGACATTGCTAGAACTGTTCCCGGTGTGACAGCAGTTAATGAATGCGAGCCGCAAATGGGCGGGGAAGACTTTGCTTACTATCTCCAGCATGTAAAGGGAGCGTTCTTCTTTACTGGGGCTCAAAATCCGGAACTGGGAGCAAGCTACCCTCATCACCATCCAAAGTTCAATATCGATGAGCGGGGCATGCTGGTGGCAGCGAAAGTGCTGGGTGCAGCAACTTTAGCCTATTTGAAAAAAGAAATGAAATCAGTTATTTAA
- a CDS encoding YtoQ family protein, whose amino-acid sequence MRLTIYLAGEIHSAWREEIKQKAAALKLPIDFVGPMEDHDRSDSIGEEILGKQPNAIFRDAAASSFNNLRTEVLMQKADLVIALFGEKYKQWNTAMDASAAITFGKPLILIRPESLHHPLKELSRKASATVESVDQAMKALAYIFD is encoded by the coding sequence ATGAGATTAACTATTTATCTCGCTGGGGAAATCCATAGTGCTTGGCGTGAGGAAATCAAACAGAAAGCTGCAGCGCTCAAACTCCCTATTGACTTTGTCGGCCCAATGGAAGACCATGACCGTTCTGATTCTATTGGTGAAGAAATTTTAGGCAAGCAGCCGAACGCCATTTTTCGCGACGCAGCGGCATCCAGCTTTAACAACTTGCGCACAGAGGTGCTGATGCAAAAAGCTGATCTTGTCATCGCTCTATTTGGAGAAAAATATAAACAGTGGAATACAGCGATGGATGCAAGTGCCGCCATTACTTTTGGAAAGCCCCTTATTTTAATCCGTCCAGAATCTTTGCATCATCCATTAAAAGAATTGTCGAGGAAAGCCAGTGCGACCGTCGAAAGTGTAGATCAGGCAATGAAGGCACTTGCTTACATATTTGATTAA
- a CDS encoding ASCH domain-containing protein: MTNQNENTNLPPKTCTIERLVTVPADVEKVLKGQKTATRRNGRYADIGEIMTLEGKEFVIERVYSQSLGELTDEQARQEGYESLEEYKESILSMHPGMPWVPSMKVWVHEFQPVQK; encoded by the coding sequence ATGACTAATCAAAATGAAAATACAAATTTACCCCCAAAAACGTGCACGATTGAGCGCTTGGTAACAGTTCCGGCGGATGTTGAGAAAGTGTTAAAAGGACAGAAAACAGCTACACGCCGTAATGGCAGATATGCGGATATTGGTGAAATTATGACGCTTGAAGGCAAGGAGTTTGTTATTGAGCGTGTGTATTCGCAGTCACTTGGAGAATTAACAGATGAGCAGGCAAGGCAAGAAGGATATGAAAGCCTCGAAGAATACAAGGAATCGATTTTATCTATGCATCCCGGCATGCCTTGGGTGCCAAGCATGAAGGTATGGGTTCATGAATTTCAGCCTGTGCAGAAATAA
- the hutP gene encoding hut operon transcriptional regulator HutP yields the protein MSQTIQIGKIATLLAMLDETECRMFDSAFDQVSFCQGKVGSMNTQKVISAVETAVKRNQLIEEDVYRETHALYHAILEALEGVTRGRLAIGEMLRTVGLRFAVVRGRPYKQANEGEWIAVAFYGTIGAPVKGLEHEAIGLGINHI from the coding sequence ATGTCACAAACGATACAGATCGGTAAAATTGCCACCTTGCTCGCGATGCTCGATGAGACAGAGTGCCGCATGTTTGATTCGGCATTTGATCAAGTATCTTTCTGCCAGGGAAAAGTAGGATCTATGAACACGCAGAAAGTGATTTCGGCTGTTGAGACAGCAGTAAAAAGAAATCAGTTAATTGAGGAAGATGTGTACAGGGAAACCCACGCTTTATATCACGCTATTCTCGAAGCATTGGAAGGGGTAACAAGAGGCAGGCTGGCCATTGGTGAAATGTTGAGAACGGTCGGACTTCGCTTTGCTGTTGTACGGGGAAGGCCGTATAAACAAGCGAACGAAGGAGAGTGGATTGCCGTCGCTTTTTACGGCACGATTGGCGCACCTGTAAAAGGGTTAGAGCATGAGGCGATCGGTCTTGGAATTAATCACATTTAA
- the hutH gene encoding histidine ammonia-lyase, translating into MVELTGGSLTIEQLRRICFDQEKVAISAESMERVLKSRLAVDRIVSEKKTIYGITTGFGKFSDVIINEEDVQDLQLNLIRSHACGVGHPFPEVVSRAMMVLRLNALLKGFSGVRPVLVETLGELINQSIHPYIPQQGSLGASGDLAPLSHLALVLIGEGKVHGENGEPVDCASVLKQKGIEPIVLQAKEGLALINGTQAMTAMGVINYLEAEQLAYDSEWIAAMTMEGLEGIIDAFHPAIHEARGYPQQLAVAQRMSEWVKGSQLITRQGEKRVQDAYSIRCIPQVHGASWQALDYVKEKLEIEMNAATDNPLIFEEGDLVISGGNFHGQPIALAMDFMKIAVAELANISERRIERLVNPQLNDLPPFLSPEPGLQSGAMIMQYVAASLVSENKTLAHPASVDSIPSSANQEDHVSMGTTAARHASMIIQNVRRVLAIECICAMQAVEYKGIEKVAPKLRNKWEQLRSIVPSIEKDRVFSEDMERMNQALHPITSDRLKRSVSDLA; encoded by the coding sequence ATGGTGGAATTAACAGGAGGCTCTTTAACAATTGAACAGCTAAGAAGAATTTGTTTTGATCAAGAGAAAGTAGCCATTTCGGCTGAAAGTATGGAACGAGTACTAAAGAGCCGGTTGGCAGTCGATCGGATTGTATCGGAGAAAAAAACAATCTATGGGATTACGACAGGATTTGGTAAATTCAGTGACGTCATCATTAATGAAGAAGACGTACAGGACTTGCAGCTGAACTTAATCCGTTCCCACGCCTGCGGGGTCGGCCATCCTTTTCCGGAAGTTGTTTCCCGGGCAATGATGGTACTTCGCTTGAATGCCTTGTTAAAAGGATTTTCTGGGGTGCGTCCGGTACTAGTAGAAACATTGGGAGAGCTTATTAATCAATCGATTCATCCGTACATCCCTCAACAGGGGTCTTTAGGAGCATCCGGTGATCTGGCACCGCTCTCTCATCTTGCTCTTGTGCTAATTGGCGAGGGGAAAGTGCACGGGGAAAATGGTGAACCTGTTGATTGTGCGTCCGTTTTAAAGCAAAAAGGTATTGAACCGATTGTTTTACAAGCGAAAGAAGGGCTGGCACTTATTAATGGTACGCAAGCTATGACAGCGATGGGCGTTATTAATTATCTGGAAGCCGAGCAGCTCGCTTATGATAGCGAATGGATTGCCGCTATGACGATGGAGGGATTGGAAGGGATTATTGATGCTTTCCATCCAGCTATTCACGAAGCAAGGGGTTACCCGCAACAGCTTGCTGTAGCTCAGCGTATGAGTGAATGGGTAAAAGGCAGCCAGCTAATTACACGCCAGGGTGAAAAGCGCGTTCAAGATGCTTACTCTATCCGCTGTATTCCTCAAGTACATGGAGCTTCATGGCAGGCGCTTGATTATGTGAAAGAAAAGCTGGAAATTGAAATGAATGCAGCCACCGACAACCCGCTTATTTTTGAAGAAGGAGATCTCGTAATCTCGGGTGGCAATTTTCATGGACAGCCCATTGCACTAGCAATGGATTTTATGAAAATCGCTGTTGCGGAACTGGCCAATATTTCTGAACGCCGAATTGAGCGGCTCGTTAATCCACAGTTAAATGATTTGCCGCCATTCTTAAGTCCGGAACCTGGCCTCCAGTCTGGTGCTATGATTATGCAATATGTAGCCGCCTCTCTTGTCTCGGAGAACAAAACACTGGCTCACCCGGCGAGCGTGGACTCGATTCCCTCCTCTGCAAATCAGGAAGACCATGTTAGCATGGGAACAACCGCTGCCCGTCATGCGAGCATGATTATTCAAAATGTCCGCCGTGTGCTCGCTATTGAATGCATTTGTGCTATGCAAGCGGTAGAATATAAAGGCATAGAAAAAGTAGCACCAAAACTTCGTAACAAGTGGGAGCAACTGCGCAGCATAGTTCCAAGTATAGAAAAAGATCGAGTATTTTCAGAAGATATGGAAAGAATGAATCAAGCTTTACACCCCATTACAAGTGACCGGCTTAAAAGAAGCGTATCGGATCTTGCTTAA
- a CDS encoding effector binding domain-containing protein, translating into MMQLYLVNSIRTNNFNDDQVMEKIKTLWEEASRSLVDNQNCTYGVYYDYENNYKGDYSLGVGMESNAETVLKIPANELYQVFKVDAADEQGLFKTWSKIWDLEESGALHRAYTFDYEKYYPSGEIEIHIAIKQAHP; encoded by the coding sequence ATGATGCAATTGTATTTAGTTAACAGCATTAGAACCAATAATTTTAACGATGATCAAGTAATGGAGAAAATTAAAACGCTGTGGGAAGAGGCTTCCCGAAGTCTGGTAGACAATCAAAATTGTACTTATGGGGTTTATTATGATTATGAAAATAACTACAAAGGAGATTATTCATTAGGTGTCGGTATGGAAAGCAACGCAGAAACCGTATTAAAGATTCCTGCGAATGAGCTTTATCAAGTATTCAAAGTGGATGCAGCCGATGAACAAGGACTATTTAAGACCTGGAGCAAGATATGGGATTTAGAAGAATCAGGCGCCCTGCACCGAGCTTATACGTTTGATTACGAGAAATACTATCCCAGCGGAGAGATTGAAATACATATTGCAATAAAACAAGCACATCCCTAA
- a CDS encoding MGMT family protein, producing MNSDGPLRPFTIEVIRILKEIPSGYVVTYGQVARMAGSPRAARQVVRILHSMSKKYKLPWHRVVNAKGEIVVPDDNSRKLQRLLLEDEGVPFTKDGRVDLKQFESSHKGR from the coding sequence ATGAATAGTGACGGGCCATTACGACCCTTTACTATCGAGGTGATCCGCATATTAAAAGAGATTCCTTCTGGATATGTTGTTACATATGGACAAGTTGCCCGCATGGCTGGCAGTCCGCGTGCAGCCCGGCAGGTGGTTCGGATTTTACATTCCATGAGCAAGAAGTACAAACTGCCTTGGCATCGCGTAGTTAATGCTAAAGGGGAGATAGTTGTACCAGATGATAATTCCCGGAAATTGCAGCGGTTATTGCTGGAAGACGAAGGTGTTCCGTTTACGAAAGATGGGCGGGTGGATTTGAAGCAATTTGAAAGTTCTCATAAAGGAAGATAA
- the murB gene encoding UDP-N-acetylmuramate dehydrogenase — MLNEDIYKELVTICGERNVLRDEPLKDHTLVKIGGKADFLVMPETYEAVAEVIRLKEKHQLPFTLLGNGSNVIVRDGGVRGIVLQFKHLAALRVEGNQLIAQGGANIKDASRLAYEHSLAGLEFACGIPGSIGGAMVMNAGAYGGEVKDVIDHVKIVTQQGQLRTLKKDELALGYRTSIISQNKDIVLEAVFTLEAGDQAEIKEKMDDFTFQRESKQPLEYPSVGSVFKRPPGYFAGKLIQDSGLQGKGVGGAEVSTKHAGFIINKNNATAADYIATIEMVRQKVKETFGVELELEAKIVGEEIK, encoded by the coding sequence ATGCTGAATGAAGACATTTATAAAGAATTGGTCACCATTTGTGGTGAAAGAAACGTACTGCGTGATGAGCCGTTGAAGGATCATACATTAGTAAAGATCGGCGGCAAAGCAGATTTTTTAGTGATGCCTGAAACATATGAAGCGGTGGCTGAGGTCATTCGTTTAAAGGAAAAGCATCAACTGCCGTTTACTTTGCTTGGAAACGGATCGAATGTAATTGTCCGGGATGGTGGAGTTCGGGGAATTGTATTGCAATTTAAGCATTTGGCAGCCCTTCGCGTAGAAGGAAATCAGCTAATTGCTCAAGGGGGAGCAAATATTAAGGATGCTTCCCGTTTAGCGTATGAGCATAGTTTAGCTGGACTGGAATTTGCCTGCGGAATTCCAGGTTCCATCGGCGGAGCGATGGTGATGAATGCTGGCGCTTATGGCGGTGAGGTGAAGGACGTCATTGATCATGTCAAAATAGTGACCCAGCAAGGCCAGCTTCGCACGTTGAAGAAAGATGAATTAGCACTCGGTTACCGTACAAGTATTATCAGCCAAAATAAAGATATCGTGCTTGAAGCTGTTTTTACGCTTGAAGCTGGTGACCAGGCGGAAATTAAAGAAAAAATGGATGATTTTACATTCCAAAGGGAATCAAAACAGCCACTGGAGTACCCATCTGTCGGCAGCGTATTCAAACGGCCGCCAGGCTACTTTGCCGGGAAATTAATTCAGGATAGCGGTCTGCAAGGAAAAGGAGTCGGTGGAGCGGAAGTTTCAACCAAGCATGCTGGGTTTATCATTAACAAAAACAATGCAACAGCAGCTGATTATATTGCAACCATTGAAATGGTCCGCCAGAAAGTAAAGGAAACGTTCGGAGTAGAACTTGAACTAGAAGCAAAAATCGTCGGTGAGGAAATAAAATAG
- a CDS encoding DUF2085 domain-containing protein, with amino-acid sequence MPCHRKPERSLIVKGRQFPVCFRCMFLLIGLLLSGPLAIYGPLWPLLPSLVAAVAACLPLLVDGFTQKWKLRSSNNFLRSLTGLAAGAGLAQFAVAAANAGVRFILY; translated from the coding sequence ATGCCTTGCCATCGTAAGCCGGAGCGGTCGCTAATTGTAAAAGGAAGGCAATTCCCTGTCTGTTTCCGGTGCATGTTTTTGCTAATCGGCTTACTTTTGTCAGGGCCTCTAGCCATTTATGGGCCGTTATGGCCACTCCTGCCCTCTCTCGTCGCAGCTGTTGCCGCCTGCCTCCCGTTGCTCGTCGACGGCTTCACACAAAAGTGGAAATTGCGTTCAAGCAACAACTTTTTACGAAGCCTAACGGGATTGGCAGCTGGAGCAGGTCTCGCTCAATTTGCTGTAGCGGCAGCGAATGCTGGTGTCCGCTTTATTCTTTACTGA
- a CDS encoding MFS transporter, with the protein MRVFVYIIIFFSFFDLFTQLPIMSPFAESLGATPFLTGLAVGMYSFSNTIGNILSGFLTDKKGAFRVLLAGLLFTGAALLLYHFAVDAWSLLAIRFIHGMLAGLIVPAAFTYLANAAKEGKKGKGAAISGAFVGLAAIVGPAFSGIVASRTSETTVLTVTALALLLLGVLAFFLLRTNRRASEESKQNEQMNVRDFFKNAEVVKAFIGAFLLMFSQGVLAYMLPLKVILLGYDAQTSGMLLSVFGITAVMIFLLPVNTVFDRIQPSFTLAFGMAMMGISLALASQIEAIQLLYLCMVLYGIGFAFLFPSLNSLLIGAVTPDHRGKAYGYFYAFFSFGVVAGSGVIGWLAFTIAQGFLFTGILLVVAAVGSLLKEPPVMKESQ; encoded by the coding sequence ATGCGTGTGTTTGTCTATATTATTATCTTCTTTTCGTTTTTTGACTTGTTTACACAACTGCCGATTATGAGCCCCTTTGCAGAAAGCCTCGGTGCCACACCGTTTTTAACAGGGCTTGCTGTTGGCATGTATTCTTTCTCTAATACAATCGGAAATATCCTCTCCGGCTTCCTTACCGATAAAAAAGGGGCCTTTCGAGTATTACTGGCTGGCCTGTTATTTACAGGAGCGGCTTTATTACTCTATCATTTTGCTGTCGATGCCTGGTCACTGCTCGCTATTCGCTTTATACATGGGATGCTCGCTGGCTTGATCGTTCCTGCTGCGTTCACTTATTTAGCGAACGCAGCAAAAGAAGGAAAAAAAGGAAAAGGGGCAGCTATTTCTGGAGCATTTGTTGGTTTAGCAGCCATTGTCGGACCAGCATTCAGCGGCATCGTTGCCAGCCGGACGAGTGAAACGACTGTTTTAACCGTTACCGCCTTGGCTTTGCTCCTGTTAGGTGTACTTGCATTCTTCCTGTTGCGTACCAACAGGAGAGCTAGTGAAGAGAGTAAGCAAAATGAACAAATGAACGTGAGGGATTTCTTTAAAAATGCAGAAGTAGTGAAAGCATTTATCGGGGCATTCCTACTTATGTTTTCTCAGGGAGTGCTCGCCTATATGCTGCCGTTGAAAGTCATTCTTCTCGGCTACGATGCCCAGACGAGCGGAATGCTTTTAAGTGTCTTCGGGATCACAGCTGTTATGATCTTTCTTTTACCTGTTAATACAGTATTTGACCGTATCCAACCCTCATTCACGCTAGCATTTGGAATGGCAATGATGGGAATAAGCCTCGCCTTGGCAAGTCAAATTGAAGCCATTCAATTGCTTTATTTATGTATGGTACTATACGGTATTGGCTTCGCCTTTCTATTTCCTTCTCTTAATTCACTGCTCATTGGAGCCGTCACTCCTGATCACCGCGGAAAAGCCTATGGATACTTTTACGCCTTCTTTTCATTCGGTGTCGTTGCTGGCTCAGGAGTAATCGGCTGGCTAGCTTTTACAATAGCCCAAGGCTTTCTTTTTACTGGTATTTTATTAGTGGTTGCCGCTGTTGGCAGCTTGTTGAAAGAACCGCCCGTCATGAAAGAAAGTCAGTAA
- a CDS encoding cytochrome P450, protein MNNSQGNDNLVPFTKEFTKNPYPAYARLREEDPVYRIALPDGQHGWMITTYEAAVEALKDKRFIKDFAKLFGGNMDHGSVFTENMLFSDPPDHKRLRGLVQKAFTPKMIAGMRERIQEITDELLDQVSDQGTMNLIDDFAFPLPIIVICEMLGVPSADRDKFRVWSNSLIEGSNGEHAENMYQHMTEFVTYLGEWFAKTREHPGDDLISQLIHAENEGDQLTEKELYGVVSLLIIAGHETTVNLIGNGVLALLEHPDQLKKLKNNPDLIQTAIEELLRFNGPVEFSTSRWAGEDFEFKGKLMRKGEVVIIALNSANHDPAQFKDPEILDITREKSPHLAFGKGIHLCLGAPLARLEGEIAINSLLQRFPEMKLSVHPDKLEWRPGMIVRGVKEIPVSLY, encoded by the coding sequence ATGAATAACTCTCAAGGCAATGACAACTTAGTCCCATTTACAAAAGAATTTACCAAGAACCCATACCCTGCTTATGCAAGATTAAGAGAAGAAGATCCTGTCTACCGCATCGCTTTGCCTGATGGGCAGCACGGATGGATGATTACAACATATGAAGCAGCAGTTGAGGCTTTAAAAGATAAACGATTTATTAAGGATTTTGCAAAACTATTCGGCGGCAATATGGATCATGGCAGTGTGTTTACTGAAAATATGTTATTTTCTGATCCGCCTGACCACAAACGGTTGCGCGGTTTAGTTCAAAAAGCCTTTACGCCGAAAATGATTGCAGGCATGAGGGAACGAATTCAAGAAATTACAGATGAGCTCTTAGATCAGGTGTCCGACCAGGGAACAATGAATTTAATTGATGACTTTGCTTTTCCGCTGCCGATTATCGTTATTTGCGAAATGCTTGGCGTCCCTTCAGCAGACCGCGATAAGTTTCGTGTTTGGTCTAACTCGTTAATTGAAGGGTCAAATGGAGAACACGCAGAGAACATGTATCAGCATATGACAGAGTTTGTTACCTACCTTGGTGAGTGGTTTGCCAAGACTCGAGAGCATCCGGGCGATGATTTGATTAGCCAACTCATTCACGCGGAGAATGAAGGCGATCAACTGACGGAAAAAGAGCTATATGGAGTTGTCTCGTTGCTCATTATTGCTGGCCATGAAACGACTGTCAATTTAATTGGAAATGGGGTTCTTGCCCTGTTGGAGCATCCCGACCAGCTAAAAAAGCTAAAAAACAATCCCGATTTAATTCAAACGGCGATCGAGGAATTGCTTCGCTTTAATGGACCAGTTGAATTTAGTACTTCCCGCTGGGCAGGGGAGGATTTTGAGTTCAAAGGAAAATTAATGAGAAAAGGTGAAGTGGTGATTATCGCCCTCAATTCTGCTAATCATGATCCTGCTCAATTTAAGGACCCGGAAATTCTTGATATTACAAGAGAAAAGAGTCCGCATCTGGCATTTGGAAAAGGCATTCATCTTTGCCTTGGTGCACCGCTTGCTCGTCTAGAAGGTGAGATTGCCATTAACAGCCTGCTTCAGCGCTTTCCTGAGATGAAGCTCAGCGTTCACCCAGATAAACTGGAGTGGAGGCCGGGGATGATTGTTCGGGGGGTCAAAGAAATTCCAGTTTCCTTATACTAA
- a CDS encoding rhodanese-related sulfurtransferase: MITTKPYRVLLYYHYVSIDNPEEYAAEHLEFCKELGLKGRILVSHEGINGTVSGTVEQAEAYMSEMKKDPRFADMVYKIDEADEHAFKKMKVRPKKELVTLRLEEDINPLELTGKYLEPKEFFEQMQQEDTVVLDARNDYEYDLGHFRGAIKPDIRNFRELPDWVRQNKEKLEGKKILTYCTGGVRCEKFSGWLLKEGFEDVGQLHGGIVTYGKDPEVQGELWDGQCYVFDERISVPVNQKEHIIVGRDYFSGEPCERYVNCANPECNEKILASEENEHKYLRSCSHECRVHPRNRYVAEHGISEEEWQERVKQLEEQQ, translated from the coding sequence TTGATTACCACAAAACCATATAGAGTTTTATTATATTACCATTATGTTTCTATAGATAATCCGGAAGAGTATGCAGCAGAGCACTTGGAATTTTGCAAAGAACTCGGGTTGAAAGGGCGCATCCTAGTCTCTCATGAAGGGATCAATGGAACCGTATCAGGAACCGTTGAACAAGCAGAGGCATACATGAGCGAAATGAAGAAGGATCCTCGTTTTGCTGACATGGTATATAAGATTGATGAAGCAGACGAGCATGCATTTAAAAAGATGAAAGTTCGTCCGAAAAAAGAACTTGTGACCCTGCGCCTGGAAGAAGACATTAATCCTTTAGAGCTGACGGGTAAATACTTGGAGCCTAAAGAATTCTTTGAACAAATGCAGCAGGAAGACACCGTCGTTCTCGATGCCCGCAACGATTATGAATATGACCTTGGACATTTTAGAGGAGCCATCAAGCCTGACATCCGGAATTTCCGTGAGCTTCCAGACTGGGTTCGTCAAAATAAAGAAAAATTAGAAGGCAAGAAAATTTTAACGTATTGCACAGGCGGTGTCCGCTGTGAAAAGTTCTCTGGCTGGCTATTAAAAGAAGGCTTCGAAGACGTCGGACAACTGCACGGCGGAATTGTCACCTACGGAAAAGATCCTGAGGTGCAAGGGGAATTATGGGACGGCCAATGTTACGTATTTGATGAGCGCATCAGCGTTCCTGTTAACCAAAAAGAACATATAATTGTCGGCCGTGACTATTTTTCTGGTGAGCCTTGCGAGCGCTATGTGAACTGTGCTAATCCGGAGTGTAATGAAAAGATTCTAGCTTCAGAAGAAAATGAGCATAAGTATTTACGCAGCTGCTCTCATGAATGCCGTGTCCATCCACGCAACAGATATGTAGCTGAACATGGAATTTCTGAAGAAGAGTGGCAAGAAAGAGTCAAACAGCTAGAAGAACAGCAATAA
- a CDS encoding VWA domain-containing protein, whose product MGAIDLQKKSLKVVLEKKQLTAVTARVGLVLDITGSMRTLYKKGTVQKVVERILAVAAEFDDDGKLDVWVYDNEFSRLEPVTEKDFEGYVDREILQDDSVHKFGRNEELPVMKDVLTKYLQEEPAKDPAFIVFINDGGCRKNIKSLIEGSADKPLFWQFVGIGNGNFDFLKKLDTLEGRETDNANFLHIEEIEKISDNELYDALLNEFPSWLKEAAQKGILTNNMAQKETAATAEPESEPESSSKEQKGFFSRLFGK is encoded by the coding sequence ATGGGTGCTATTGATCTGCAGAAAAAGAGCTTAAAAGTAGTTCTGGAGAAAAAACAATTAACAGCGGTGACAGCACGTGTCGGTTTAGTGCTGGATATTACAGGTTCGATGAGAACACTCTACAAAAAAGGTACAGTTCAAAAGGTAGTGGAACGGATTTTAGCTGTGGCTGCGGAATTTGACGATGATGGAAAGCTGGATGTTTGGGTATATGATAATGAATTCTCACGCCTTGAGCCGGTGACAGAGAAAGATTTTGAAGGGTATGTGGATAGAGAAATTTTGCAAGATGATAGCGTGCATAAATTTGGCAGGAATGAGGAATTGCCTGTTATGAAAGATGTTTTGACGAAGTATTTGCAGGAAGAACCTGCAAAAGATCCGGCCTTTATCGTTTTCATCAATGATGGCGGCTGCCGGAAAAATATTAAGTCCCTTATCGAAGGATCAGCGGACAAGCCATTGTTCTGGCAGTTTGTTGGGATTGGCAATGGCAATTTCGACTTCTTAAAAAAGCTAGACACACTAGAAGGACGAGAGACGGATAATGCTAATTTCCTTCACATCGAAGAGATTGAGAAAATTTCTGACAATGAGCTCTATGATGCTTTGTTAAATGAATTTCCAAGTTGGCTAAAGGAAGCGGCACAAAAGGGGATATTAACAAATAATATGGCACAAAAAGAAACGGCAGCAACAGCAGAGCCGGAATCAGAACCAGAATCATCCTCTAAAGAGCAAAAAGGGTTTTTTAGCAGGTTGTTCGGCAAATAA